The window AAAAGTATCGACGCCAAGGTGGACGCCCCCGCTACCATTGCACGGCTCAAGTCAGAGCGAAGCTGGCTACCCATTAGTAATGTGCTGAAAAAACATACGCTAGAGACTTCGGTATCCATGGATTCCGCAAAAGTAGAAGCCGAGGCAAACCGCTTGGCCACCGCCTTTTCTAGGCCGGTTACAGATGCCAAGATTGTCCTGCAAAACAACATATTTACCCTGGTGCCAGCCCAAGATGGAGTAACTGCCCAGAAAGACACCATAAAGCAAGCCCTGACCCACGCGCTGCAAAACGGCCAGCAGAACGTCACGCTGCAGTTGCGCACAGTCGAACCCCAGAAGAAGACCAAAGACCTCGAGCCAGCCCAGCAGAGCCTGCAGAAGCAGCAAAATACCAGTATCACCATAACCTATCAGCAAAAATCTCACACGGTCACGCCTCCAGACATTGGTGGGTGGTACAGCCCCCAGGGTGATGCCTTTACACTCAACCGGGACCTCGTGAAAGCCTACATCCAAAAACGTGGAGCGGCTTGGGGTATTGTGGTGGACAACAGCGACGCCGCCGCCGATCAGGTGTCCAAGGCGATCGCCGCCGGCCAGAAGGTCAGTGTGGGCCTGGTTGCCCGCAAGGCCGCCAGGCACTATACCTACTGCGTGGCAACACGAGGTGTCGACAATGCCTACTTGGGTGAGTTTGGGAGCAAGTTTGCTGCCACCCTGGCCGATGCCCGCGGCTGGTCAGTGGGTGGGCTGGTGACGTTCTCGCAAGCTAGCAGCGGCTGTAACTTTACCGCCTGGCTGACTGCGCCCGACCAGATGCCGAGCTTTGGCGCTATCTGTGATGCTATGTGGAGCTGCCGGGTAGGCAGCAACGTAGTGATCAACTTTGACCGCTGGCGCTTTGCCTCGCCAGCCTGGAACGCCTCGGGGGGTAGCCTGGAAGACTACCGATTTATGGTAATAAACCACGAGACCGGACACTGGTTTGGTTTTGACCACAGTAACTGTGGCGGAGCAGGGCAGGCCGCCCCTGTCATGCAACAACAGTCAATCGCACTCAATGGCTGCGTGTTTAACCCATGGCCGTTGCCGGGCGAAACGGCAGCCCTCAAGCAAAGATTGGGCATATAGGGGTACAATGCCGTTAAACAACCATGCTTATGGTAAAGTCAAGATATATAATTGACATGAAACAATCACACAAAAAACATCCTGGCAAAAAACACAGCTCGGCTAAAAAGCCCAAGCGCTGGATGCGTGCCGTTGGTGGGTACAGTTCTATGGCGTATGTCGGCCGAATTGTAGTAAGCCTGGGACTTATTGGCATCGGTGCTGGCCTGGTAACGTTGTTTCAGCCCCATGCCAGCCTGCGAAACCCCCTAGATTCGATCAGCCATACCTCTAATGCACCTGACACGTCGGAGCTATTGCAGCTGGTCAACGCTGCCCGGACCGAAATACATGTGCCTAACGTTACCCTGGACCCCCAACTGACTGCCGTTGCCGAAGAACGCCTGAAGGACATGGTGCAGCACCAATACTACTCACATCAGAGCCTGAAAGGTCAGTACTACTACGATCTGTTCGCTGGCCATGGCTTTAAGACAAGCTACAGTTGCGAGAACCTGGGCATTGCCCCAACCCTCGTAGCCAAAAAATATGTCGATGATTGGCTGACAAGCAACGAAGGTCACAAAGACTGCATGCTTACCAACAGGGTATCCAAAGTAGGCATTGCCACGGCAGAGTTTAGCAAGTCCAGTAATGCCGAGACAACCTACCTAGTGGTGAGCATCTACTCAACCGCGCCCACAGCCACCAAATAACGCCTGTTGTACATTTGATACTTGCGGTACCTCGTAACGGTCATGCTAAAATTTAGGAGGTCATGGAGGTATGGGAGACCATCTACTTTCAGACTTTTATATACATCTTGGCACGCACACCTTGGTCCCTGCGAGCCTACATATCATCACAGGCATCTGTTTACGGACAACCGACCGGACGGTTCGGGAACTCCTACCAGACACCTTTTGTTCTAAAGCCGTCTGCGAGCATCTATAAAGACTGTTTCGCCTAGTTTCTTTTACCTTTATAAAAACATAGAAGTTACACACTTGAGCATCCAGTGCATTTTCTTCTCGCGGAACAGACCGAGCCGTATCTGAATACGGTGAAGGGAGTACCGCAGAGAAAAAATGTGCTGGGTGCCAAGAGCATTAGCAGAGTTTCTGGCTCTGCCAGGAAGTCGGCTAATGTGATGTGTAAGTTTCTGAAGGAGCCAATGATATGTACGCACTAAACCAAGTAGTCAACGTAAACGCCTTTTACTTCCTAAACGGCAGAGGGCTAAAGTCCTTTCCAAAAGAGATCGAGTTCGGCAACACCCGCTGCACATTCAGCGACGGTTTGCAGTACCTGGTACGCAAAGGCCAGCACGTCATAAGACTGTTTGACATGACAGACGGACGCACCACCTACCGCCTACGCCTAGAGGATGACACCTGGACTCTCGTAGGCACCCGCAGCACCGAGCGGTAGGGTACCGCAGGTCTTCCTAAGAATCGCCACTTTCGAAAAGGCGATTCTTTTCGTATCAATTATTAATAAAACATTAAGCCAGAATCATTTCACAAACACAACCAATATGTTCCCTAATCCGTCCCCGTTATGATGCCGATACCAACTAATACGGAAGGCGTGTGAGCAATGTCTCAGACAAACTTGGGGGCCGCATTACACAAAAACGGATGGATAAAACAAAATAAACTCAGGGTAATCTCGGCACTGTTCTTGCTAGCTATGATCTTTTCGGTCAGCTTGCCAGTAGTGGCAGGCGCTCAGCCACAAGGACGCAGACGCCACACCAACAGAGATCGACGAGTATCACACTCCGAGGTACAAGAAACATTGCAGGACATTCCAGGCGTAATGGAGAGTTCAGATCAAACGGTTGCACAAAGCGACGCAGACTCAGCAGCCACCAGTACCACAAATGGCACAGTGGTAGACGTGCCAAAAGACGCCAAAAAGGGCGTTACCTTTGGTGCAGAAGGTGGACCAAAGCTAGACATTCAACTGCCTAACGCCACTGAAGCCAGCGAAGGCACACAGGTAGCAGCCGGAACCGTCGCCTACGAATCAGGCAATGGCTCAGCCAACGCCGTCCAAGCCACAGAAGATGGCGGCGTCCGCATGCTGACCATCATCGACAACCCAAGCGCCCCTACGGCATACGACTACAAAGTAACCGTGCCAAATGGTGGCCGAATCGAACTAACCCCAGATGGTGGAGCAATTGTGTTGGCGGCGGAGTCGAGCGAGCCAATTGCTTCCGTAGCAGCCCCTTGGGCTAAAGACGCCGAAGACAAAACAATACAGACCTGGTTCACCACAGACGGACAGACTCTGACTCAACACGTGCAGCACAATATTCCAGGGGTGGTTTATCCGGTGGTGGCGGATCCATCAGTTTCTTGGGGGTGGACTGGCTACAACGTTTACTTTTCAAAGGGTGAAACTAATGCGATGGCGTGGATTACGGGCGCTGCCGCCTCAATGGCCACGGGTAAACTATTAGGACTTGTATCTTTCGGGATAGTTCCGGCTGCTCAATGGGCAACTAGAAATGGCTACTGCGTTGCCGTCTTTCGCTCCTACAATCCTAATTCAGTGATGGTACCGTGGCCTTATCGATGCTAATCTCTAAGATAGCAAATAAGAATGGGAAAACAGTGAAACAAGAATCAGAGTCAAGAAAAAATTCATGGCAGTGGTCAAATTGGGACTATTTGCGACTGGTTTTTCTTTTAGCGCTCACCATATACGCCTTTTCAAGGTCAGCTACGCCAAGCCTGGGGCTTTACTTTCTCATGATTGCACTGGTTGCATTATCACGCATCGTAGAGCAATTAATCAAAAAGAAGTAGTGTGAATCTAAGCAAAAGATGGCTCGCTGTAGTTGTTGTAGGTTTGCTTGCTTTGAATATAGTAAGCTTCACACAAAACTGGCGCTGGGTTATGGCAACGATACCGCTTGCAGTACTTTGCGTAACCGTCAGCAGGAGTAAACCATGAAGCTTGCGCCCATGATTGCAACAATTGCTTTCCTGTTTCTTCTTGGGTTAATCACTAGCGATGAACAGAGCACCTTGATGGACTTGGGCCGTGCCGTGTTTATGGGAGTAATATTAAGTGTGGCGTTTCTTGACAGACGAAAGCCTAGTAAATTTCTTAAGAGGAAAAATTGATGACAAAGATTGCAAATCCTATTCAGTTAAATGTGACTAGACCAACGATACCACCGATAGCATGGAAGCTTGCCATACCCATAATTCTTTTGGTTCTGCTGCCACTGATGTGCGTCCGAACTATTGACGCAGGACAAGTGGGGGTGGTAACTCGTTACGGTGAAGTAAACAGAGAGACTCAGAGTGGATTGGCCCTTAAACTCCCATGGCCTGTCGAGAAGCTGTACCGTATGGATACACGTCTACAGAAGCAGCAAGAAGAAGCAGAGGCAGCCAGTTCCGACCTACAGGTCGTTAGCGCTACCCTAGCCGTCAACTATGCCCTGAACCGCGAAAAGGCCACGAACGTTTACAAGGAGATTGGCGCGCAGTACAGAGATCGTGTCATCGTGCCCGCCGTGCAAGAATCTTTCAAAGCGGCCACCGCGCAGTACACAGCCTCGGAGTTGCTTACCAAGCGGCCCGAAGTAAAACAAAAAGCTCTAGAGAGCATAAAAGCACGGGTTGAGCCCTACGGGATACGAATCGAGGATATCAGCATAGTGAACTTTAGTTTTAGTAGCGACTTCAGCAAATCTATTGAAGCAAAGCAAGTAGCA is drawn from Verrucomicrobiia bacterium and contains these coding sequences:
- a CDS encoding DUF3152 domain-containing protein, with amino-acid sequence MRLRLIAKNRKFVLIFGAFLAYFVLINVVAYLFFNARAFPRTTIDGQKVGGKSFSQIEKTLQAKTLGHDTLTLNHQDKHEQLPLKSIDAKVDAPATIARLKSERSWLPISNVLKKHTLETSVSMDSAKVEAEANRLATAFSRPVTDAKIVLQNNIFTLVPAQDGVTAQKDTIKQALTHALQNGQQNVTLQLRTVEPQKKTKDLEPAQQSLQKQQNTSITITYQQKSHTVTPPDIGGWYSPQGDAFTLNRDLVKAYIQKRGAAWGIVVDNSDAAADQVSKAIAAGQKVSVGLVARKAARHYTYCVATRGVDNAYLGEFGSKFAATLADARGWSVGGLVTFSQASSGCNFTAWLTAPDQMPSFGAICDAMWSCRVGSNVVINFDRWRFASPAWNASGGSLEDYRFMVINHETGHWFGFDHSNCGGAGQAAPVMQQQSIALNGCVFNPWPLPGETAALKQRLGI
- a CDS encoding CAP domain-containing protein, with amino-acid sequence MKQSHKKHPGKKHSSAKKPKRWMRAVGGYSSMAYVGRIVVSLGLIGIGAGLVTLFQPHASLRNPLDSISHTSNAPDTSELLQLVNAARTEIHVPNVTLDPQLTAVAEERLKDMVQHQYYSHQSLKGQYYYDLFAGHGFKTSYSCENLGIAPTLVAKKYVDDWLTSNEGHKDCMLTNRVSKVGIATAEFSKSSNAETTYLVVSIYSTAPTATK
- a CDS encoding prohibitin family protein; its protein translation is MTKIANPIQLNVTRPTIPPIAWKLAIPIILLVLLPLMCVRTIDAGQVGVVTRYGEVNRETQSGLALKLPWPVEKLYRMDTRLQKQQEEAEAASSDLQVVSATLAVNYALNREKATNVYKEIGAQYRDRVIVPAVQESFKAATAQYTASELLTKRPEVKQKALESIKARVEPYGIRIEDISIVNFSFSSDFSKSIEAKQVAAQEAERAKFNLDRAKLDAEAQNVQKLSLSQEFLQKLAIDKWDGKLPQYMGGGDSVFNIPLR